Below is a genomic region from Argiope bruennichi chromosome 3, qqArgBrue1.1, whole genome shotgun sequence.
GATCGACATCACGTTCAAAATCCACATTTGGAAGATCTGGCATCATGTGAACAACAACTTTAAAACCACAATCTTTGGCTAGTTGAAATGTTTCACAAACAGCTTTAACAGTATGACCTCTGAAAGAATATATACTTAAAGTTATTTGATTGCAGAAGTTTAGAATTATCAAGGATTATGTGGGTTTActgacaaaattatgaaattcagtattatcaatatatattaatcattcaataatattaatcataaataaaatgcattacatCATTCTGAtgtatgaaattatgttatttattttcttattcaatggGAATATTATGCATTATATAGTATGCATTTTaagaaagtatttcaaaataaattttttagcaataattgCATAATGTTTTGCACAAAAATTTAGAATGACATCCAAtctgtagttaatttttttttaatataaaacaaacttattTAAATACAACCACAGGAAACtaaaccaaaatataaaatatacattagagctggattaaaattttgctaaagaGAACAGAAACCTGCAGTTATACATGCATAAAGGAAAATTAACTTCCtaagtcaaatattttatgtaacataccaactatagaaaaatttatcattaaacttaaatgctaaatatttttaagaaattacattaaaattacataactcttcttgaaaaattctcatttgatgtaaattcacaataattttagaaaactgaaataaaaataaatcatgtgaTTTCAATAATCTTGAGTTTCCTTCTttactgaaagaaatttaataataagatgttaatgcaacataattattaaaatgaataacttaaatttatgaataacttAGTTATGTATGTTCAGTTAATGTATGTTCAGATATATAACATCATACATGTTaacaaaaacagaaagaaattgcttaaataaaatattctcatcgATAATATAAAgggaaataaacaatttaaagctGAACAAAGGTTATCTTTAGGATGAAATAAGTGATAATAAGTGAAGGAAtaactaagtttaaaaaatttgaccAGTTCATAATCcatgtaaaaatttctaaaaatataacatctcccattttaaataaactatcaaaattgtacaaaattacCGATTAGTATCTCTTGCAACATCTTCATAAACACTTTGAACACCTATTTCCAACCTTGTACATCCATATTTAAGCATgtcactgaaaatttaaaaaagagatttttcatCATCTAACCATAATTTATAGTATATAACAGGCTTACTCTTACAGGCTGAAGAAAATTTCAGTTCATAAAATTTgcagtaaataaattatgcaggcaaattcagtttaattttaatcataaaggGAAGCTATACAAaaccataataaataataaaaaccacacaaaaccataataaataattaaaatgaaatacataataaaatggtcaaacaaaaaatagataatttttaaatttcctaggGAGAAGGGCAggccaaataagaaaaaaaaaccagatACGTCGAAATTCagtgaactcatttctttgcccaccaatatcagaagacaaagtttttataccaaagctcactgttataatacatattttttaacttcttattgagtactaaacctTCAATTTATCTCAAACTACTTATAATACAAACGCAGCCATGGCCTGATAAATTATACAAGCAGTTGCCAATAACGCgtcaagttaaaatagaaggctctgtactggtcatttatatatgtttacataCTGCACTGTATATTTCAAGGATTTATTGAAGAAAACGTAAATAAAAGGTTATAACTGTTAAATTGTTCATATGTTAACATAAATTCTTTTATGCCTAACTtcaatgcaggaaacataaacaaaacattaatgtaaatcatagacctaatttttaaagaaattgcatcaaacaatttatttttcatagttaaatgattatatagatatgaaaaggtaacctaAGGTAAGAGTCAAAATTTACAATACCGTTAATTTGAATACTGTATGTACTGTGCAGGAACAGAAGAAACAACAGAAGTTTACTATACACTGACGAAAAAATGAACAAAGAGCAGAGCGCTACTCTTTTCCTATCACAATTTGTATTTTGCTCATGACACATAAGAGAATCATAATCCAATAGCTTGGCAATGCTACCAATGCAATGCCTTgacttcctcatttaattatgataaaagaaaactaggctggaTAATAATGAACAAGATAGTCAGGTGTGTGCTGTATATACTATTTTGCCAATAATATATgtaccaaaaatttaaatatttacatatttaaatatattaaaaaatacagcagaatatattatgaaacattttctgtaattgtttttcattaaaataaacacaatttaaaatattacaggtGCTTAATGCAGtaacaatttaaatacaaatttaatagctTACCTAAGATGACGTTTCAGACAGTAGTCAGGTCTTGTTTCAATAGTTATTCCTATGCATTTTGTTTTAGATCGTTCACTATATTTTACAGCTTCTTCTACACTAGTACTTGTATGGCCAGACAATGCATCATGCAAATTTCGGATAAAATAATCACGATAATCATCAGGTAAGGACATGAAAGTTCCACCCATGACAATAAACTCAACCTTATCAACATCATGCCCTAATtgttttaactgaaataaaaatataagatgtaTCATATTCTAGTTTTACAATGGgcaatgaactttaaaatttacaatgaaaatgtGCCAAGAAGCTACTATAGAAATTTACTGTAGCTTTGCATGGGatttgtaacatttaaaattaaatattttctgattttttttatatcccaAATGCATGTTtgacattatattatataaaagttatattttcttaaataataaatttttatatggatttttttttcccctttcacattttcaatttcataactTCAAAGATACTATGGAATAATGCTTTGATAGCGATTcttaataacattataaatttacaaaataatattatataattgttacaATAATCATAACATAACTTGACTTGcattatataaatgcataaaataataaatttagtagtgcctaatatataatattaaaaaaaattttctcagataaATCAAGAATTTGTACTACCGtttatatctctactaataataaaaatgaatatgtgtgaGTGTGAGTGTGTATGcatgtgttggcactctacaggccagatcatttggCCTATAGCCACCAAAGTTGGCACATGTAtactttgaaagataaaaatgtgcacattggaacaattttttaaaaactttaattagaatcttgattaattaaaaattaagtgaaattttggaaattttcttttacaatttccaaaaatgtgatgcagacataaaatgcaaatttcaatttccaaaaatgtgatgTAGGCTTCTCATTTCCCATGACagccaaaatgatttttaaaaaatgtgcaatatGCAAAAATGTGACTTGAGTTGTCTCAGATCCTGCTCTCTCAATCAGGTACTCCCTTTCTCTATAAtcatttaattcagttttcttGCGCATTAATTTCAAAgtggtttattattatttctgtcaatatttatttaataattaatgtttctttttctcaacaaaaattcctttctattttcttaaccataaaaaaaaacatgtctttaaaaaaaataactgtacaAGAGACGAAATGAGTCACTAcagatttagttttttaaaaactgaatctcattttttaaaaagtaaaagatacAGTAACTGCataatgtacataaaaatatatatcctatACCTGTTCGAGTCTATGCCTTGTTTGAAGGAAGGGATCATATCTTGCACGAATAGCTCGCATAGATGTTGgctgaaagtgaaaaaaagattcataaaaagtaaataatgctttaattttttttaattcttaaataaaaaattaaaattaaacatatttgagTTTTGCactagtattattaaaatatttaataagtttcataatagtaataaaacacttttaaaattaattaaggatagcattaaaattaaacttattttataaaataaaaaaaataaaagaaaaccaaataaaaactgaataaaataatttataaaaatattataataaaatattttccttaactATGTAATCTTATAGTTgcattgactttaaaattttttttttcttttaagtatttttatttacataaaaaaagaatatttaattaaataacattttgatatgaaattcacAAAGTAAACATATATCTAAATTACTTCATAACCAGTATATGATTGTGTTGAATATTCAAAATCAGAATCTGGACCTCCAGGAcagtaactgaaataaaatatttaaaaaaaacacaattaatgtaaaaaatgatataataaaaattgtaaacagatgaattttaaatatgtataggCACAGAAATCATGATCATCCAAATACACTTTTCTTGCTTtatttgaagaatgaaaatagggcaaaacaataattattacaaattcaatatataatattttttaaaaagttgtaggCTTCAAAACAAACttcgaaaaataaaagttttttttttttttttttttttttaactatacataaactttttttgattgacaaaatatttaatgcaataataaggaataaattatttaataatttcactcgttcattaaataaaaatgcatcaatttaaCTAATGTTATAagcagggaaaaaaattcaaatcatctttcatgtaaatatttaaagttctAATGAAAATAATCACTTCAATATAACTTACACACAAACATTTCCTGTCATATTAATGTGTGGGCATCTATGAGGCTTGCACATCACCGCAACAACAGCAatctaaatatgaattaaattaaataaaacaataatttgctgcaagtaaatgtaaataaaattttgaatttaaaataaaaaatgcatcaattaccCCACTTGCTGTTCGAACAGGCTTGGCTTTCAACTTTGGTAAAAGGATCTAAGgtaaaatttgatagtttttatacgttaaaaaagaatcataaagtTTACCAAAATCAATTAAGTttacttttgtaaaattcttaCTTTCTTATAATCAGCAGGAACAGCAGCAATAATATCGACCAGTTTTGGCTGAGAATGTAGTCCATATTTTGATGATACTTCacattttattctacaaaaaaattataaacacaaaATGCATTAAGAATCTTCTTAATGTTCTTTAGGATAGTATTCAAAACTgaatattaacactttttttccattttttttacattaaaaataagatagTTCATCATTTGCTGAAACATGGTAAAtcaatttcttgtaaataataaagaattacaattcacattaatttctttttcacaaaCATGTTCAAAATAAACTTGCAATCCATTCCTTATCCACTTAGCAATAAGctctttttaatgcaataaaagttGTCCTAAAATCTTTAACCCACTATTATAAACTTAAgtctatttcaattaaaataaattctttgaaaattcaacAACATCATGTTCTGCATTTTATAATGCACAGTTAAAAAGAATGAACTACATTTAATTAtctagtataaaaattaaacttaactaagaataaaataaatttatattttttataattaaaagagagagagagagagagattccaTACCTATTTAGATTGAcactaacattatttttatgagcTTTGATCAATTCTTGAACTATTTCGGCTACTGTCATCACCATCAATTCATCCTTAGAGAATTGATTATCTgcaaatatatacattaataaatttttttcaatgaaattatcaataacaaaaaaagaaggggaagaaaattgaaatttcgatAAACTGCGtctatttgcactttttttaataaaacaatactaacctctcaatttattttttaccatgGTTACAAAATTTAAACGTCTAATTtctaaagaagtatttttattaataaatttaaacctattttatctcaggttttgttttttaattgctaCGTTTATACAATAGCACTCAATATTTACATTCTCGACCATGACACATGGACATAATATGGTTAACAGTTACATCTCTGAGATGTTGAAATAATATAATGGTTATGCGTTTAAGAgggttttttaaaattgttattaatttaattcattgaaattcagtattaataacattattttatattattgtctttttaaaaacaataatatacagATTTGATAAATCATATAGAGAAATTTAGGTTAGCATTCAGGAAGTGAATTGATTTTGGTTAATAATTTGACATCATTAGATGGCCTTTGGGAGTGTACGTATATGTGATTGTTAATTGGtttgtttattttagatattgaaatattttgagtttcatcGATTTGGAATTGTTTGTTACTTGAATTCTTTAAATTCCTAGCTTCCTGTTAAACGCATTCGCGAGCGTTGTTGTGATTGTGCTATTCTTTCCGTTTTGTTTTGTTGTCGTTGTATATGGATATTGAAATTGTGTCGCAATAATAACTGAAACAACTATTATTCCTAAGTATCCTcttgaaaataactgaaaatgtatTGTTTGCAATGGCTTATTCCCGTACTCTTGATACCAAAACCTGTGAATCCAGCTTTGTTACAAAATCATATGATGTTCATGGTGTTGTACCTGACTGGATTTTTCTTGGAACGCAAACCATGCACTATCTGTAGTCTAGTCTTCCTTATTGCAGTATTCCTGATTTGCTACAGTGGAATGGGAAGCTGTATGTTCTCTACTTTTTCAAATTGCAATTCTGTAGCCTGTGATGTGCCAACATAGTTCCTGAATCTTTCCAATAATCAAGAGTTCAACCGCAAAACATCCGCCAAGATGCCAAAAGCCATTCAGTAAAGTGACTGCTGTTTTTAATATCGTTACcagttgaacattttttaaaaacacatgttATGTGAGTGTTAAgctaaaaattccaaatatttttctcctCATTTCCAGCTCAAAACTTGTTCATTGTTTGAAGATGATAATCAAGTGTACTGTGTTTCAATTTAggaacatttattatttcttttcaaagtatGTGTGGAATACCTGTATGTACTACAGTTTATccgatataaatattttctttctataaaaatttctaaaaattgctatagaataaaatcttttgcctattgattgttattttgaaattattttatttaatatttggagTAAAATGACATATTCTGTATTGGTATACATTTACtgttgattctttaaaaatattttttctatcctttttcattttcaataaggATTTGTGGATATTTAATGCATATCTATGTTCCTGTTAAATTGATTTcacttttataattctatttatatattcttttcttttattatcataaatatggAAAACAAATCAGCTAAAAGTAATCATTCAAAAGTGAATTTGCATATCAAATTGATGTaggatattttatactttaatattattgttgGCAGGTATGTCTTGAAtagaatactttaaatatttatgaaataaattgcatatttcaatattatacatgtcatgaattattgaattagttttttgataatccaaaatatttaaaaatatctattggtgtctaagactctgatttatttttgaaagatataaaaatgaagtaaaatatgattttttatatttacaaattgcATTTCAAGTCTTAATTATCTAGAAACTTTATAGTTAAATGATATCATTTGTACTATTTTAGTGATGATTAGCAAATATATTAAAGGTACAGCAAAGTCAACCAGATTTCTCATATATGTCATTTACATACATTTCATAcatgattgattaaaaaaatctctgtatatttttttgtaatgcaaTGTTAGTATGCATCAAATTACTCGGTGAAATATTAACAATAGTTTTCATTAATTCAGTGATATGTTTTGTAAcgttaaagtgattttttttcattatgtaaagttatttttaatatttattaaagtttgtgttaaaaaaaattggtaatgtTATCTATGTTATAAAggtcattaaattcatttaagttaaaatatttttgtatctgcaataaagttttcttattcctttatattgtaaacatttttattttgtattcataagTTTATGgtgtataatttcaattatatttgccTGAGAGAACGTACTCATAGTAATAATTGGAAGTAGAATGCTTCAGTTGCCTTTTGCTCAACTGTATAtgatagttattattattacttttagttttgaagaattttagGAGATTATTATAAAGtgtcttttatctttaaataaatacttaatacaatgatcatttttatttttaactacagctaatattatatatacagcagaaatttttaactacagctaatatttttataaaatattcttgaatgtCAATAAAAGAAGTTatcaataaatgcaattattttgcttgtaattttatttaatttagtccCCCCCCCTTTAGAAGCCAATCacagttcaaataaattttcaagtttttctaaAGTTGTGTTTTATAAACATGCTTTCATTAGCATTCTGGGGAATGTATCAAATTACTAATTCAAGCATATTATGCAATTCATAAAGTACttgtactttattattattattattattttgtaatttttttatcatatattttctaaaatgattagTTGAGTTTTTCATCTTTCtactttttgaaaactatttgagATAAAATAAGGTCACAGATTAgttatattttgttgataaaattagttataaaaatataatttgtaaaaaactatatattttattaaattcaataaaaataaaaaggaatcctgatttgtatttgcatattaaagaaacataaaatatatcaattacttCATCACATATCTAAACAAATATTGAAAGTTTCTTTTTGAGTGTGACTAAAAtattgcttggaagcaaaaaaaaaaaaaaaaaaaattcatttaaatagtcATAATaacttagtaatttttaaaatgttcataaccataatataaaactatttatttgaagTCAGTTAATATGTTTAATTGATGAAGAAAACAatgtatgttttgaaatttattcttacaaTAATTAAGCATATAATATGCTATAAAGTTATTCTTCTCTATTATTAACAGCATACTTGGAACTTtaatgtgtgaatttttttatagttatacaaataattatacaaatacaaaataatttatttttgatttttcttagttttcaaaaACTTATATAAGTTGtgtacagtttttatttattgaaatgtctGGGTATGCAATCTGACTTATATGCTATAAGTACATAAAAAGATCaactaaaatgtatttcatttctttGTGTTTAGACAaagatttattgcaaatactAGAGTATGTTTATGTCTATCTTTGGATTGTGGACCAAAAAGTATTTTGGGTTCTTTATCTTGTATGATAACAGTTAAAACATTCTCTTCATGTGAAAAGATGAGAACGGAGCGATTCTATTATTCCTTTATATCTTACTTTCAGTGTCGGATATtacattttctgcatttttacattaaaaaatgagtGGCATATAATGTCCATAAAGGCTGCTCTTTTCTTGGTGAAACTAATTTGTTGAACTTGGAATGTactccaaaataaatttattttcatctctgaaaataaagttattttgcaGTGTGTGGATTGACTTGATAGGCTACAAAATGTGATGCAGATCTGCAATGTTTTTGTCAAGtcatgctttaatattttctcttaactTTATGTCTGGATTGACAGGGttcatatcaatttaatttttaaaaaaaagaatattttaagaaattaggttaaaaaagaaatctttggatATATGATGAACCTTTGAGAAATATACTTGATAATAgtccttcaaaacatttttttttttttttttaaattttgggtgtattttggaaaaatattgtataaagtgAAAGAATAGGGAATTTTCTTGGATTTGAATTGAACCTAAAAACGAAAATAAGACCTGTGAGAAAACTCAAATCTAACAATTTGGATGATTTGAGTtgatgaatattctaaaaatttcagaCTTGGCtagattagtttattttttagattattcttgatttatttaatgagattatttaaaaacgaaagaaacattttgagtgctctcaagataaaaaaaaaaaatattagcacatCTATTTCATAGTAACTTTTGTATTTTCCTTGTttgaggtaaaaaaatattttcatccttaattttattaaatatctatatgtttaaaataaacagcaaaataaGGACCGGTGTTCCAACAGCAGGTCCAATTTCGCCGATCTTTGTTTTTACATCGAAGCTCATTTCGTCAGTCGTCAACGGCCCTCTATTTTCATGCTTCAGTacgtaaataaatattcactGCGCATTCTATGAAGGGAGAAAAGCTTCGACAAAAGTTCTACAACCACTGTATTGATTTCGACAATTTTCATTAAGTACGAGAACTCACGATCCCTGGATACGTCATTAGTAGGGACCTGCTTTTTCCATGTtgaggaaaattttcaaaataaatcgttATAGAGTTCATAacttttatgatttctttttttagcaAGCACAGTTAACGATCCTGAGTGATGAAGTGTTTTCATATCGTATTAATATGGTCGTGtccaacattaatattttaaacatgtgtTGCCCATTAATGATAGAGCTTttgattaattaactatgtttgcaaagtgatgaaaatatttggaataatcaATCCATTGTTTGATGgctatatgcaaaatttattctGCAATAACACTCGAAAAAGAAGGGGAATACAATTATTGATGACGTCTAGAAATCATGAgcttaataataaagatgtgtgtgtgctGGCGCTTTACAGGctagactgtttgacctacagctaccaaatttgacacatgtatactttggagaATGGAAACGTGGACCTCTGagtgattttgtttttttttgtgaaaattttagttaattaaaaatgtaactgaatGTTGACGTTTTTCCGCAATAACTGCCGAGagtatttttctacaaaaattaattctataccatttgaaaatttttttgtctttttaattatattaatttaatagccgTGCAGATTTTCCTGaagtttggaaaatttttaatttttttgtacctAATTTCCAAGAATGCTctaaaattttaaccattttcattgtttcatcaaatatttaattgcatgattttcttccctTGTTTAAATAACGTCTAATAAACAGATTCCAATACAATCCTATTTCTGAAAATGCAACTGCGTGCTGCCGTTCCGAGATTTCCCGGGAACAATGCAAAGTAACATttccatttaagaaaaaatgt
It encodes:
- the LOC129964067 gene encoding elongator complex protein 3 → MVKNKLRDNQFSKDELMVMTVAEIVQELIKAHKNNVSVNLNRIKCEVSSKYGLHSQPKLVDIIAAVPADYKKILLPKLKAKPVRTASGIAVVAVMCKPHRCPHINMTGNVCVYCPGGPDSDFEYSTQSYTGYEPTSMRAIRARYDPFLQTRHRLEQLKQLGHDVDKVEFIVMGGTFMSLPDDYRDYFIRNLHDALSGHTSTSVEEAVKYSERSKTKCIGITIETRPDYCLKRHLSDMLKYGCTRLEIGVQSVYEDVARDTNRGHTVKAVCETFQLAKDCGFKVVVHMMPDLPNVDFERDVDQFVQFFEDPAFRADGLKIYPTLVIRGTGLYELWKTGRYKSYPPSVLIDLIAKILSLVPPWTRVYRVQRDIPMPLVSSGVEHGNLRELALARMKDLGLQCRDVRTREVGIQEIHNKVRPYEIQLIRRDYVANGGWETFLSYEDPEQDILVGLLRLRKCSDETFRPELKGGVSIVRELHVYGSVVPVNARDPTKFQHQGFGTLLMEEAERIAVEEHGANKIAVISGVGTRNYYRKLGYELEGPYMCKSLKPRIE